In a single window of the Elaeis guineensis isolate ETL-2024a chromosome 6, EG11, whole genome shotgun sequence genome:
- the LOC140858410 gene encoding putative glucose-6-phosphate 1-epimerase, with amino-acid sequence MDFGESVEEREHKIRNIPHCVPNMGPSMTVWDQRSELEFTKDWNGIDHVTLKAPRGASARVSLHGGQVVSWRNERGEELLFTSSKAIFKPPKAMRGGIPICFPQFGNCGSLEQNGFARNKMWSIDNDPPPLHPNDSHGKVAVDLLLKPLEDDLKCWPHGFEFRLRVSLAMDGDLKMISRIRNIDAKPFSFSFAYHTYLSVSDISEVRIEGLETLDYLDNLCQRERFTEQGDAITFESEVDRVYLGSPNVIAVFDHEKKQTFVIRKEGLPDVGKILFPTKSCTFISIADLQVLAICIVLFQIFST; translated from the exons ATGGATTTTGGGGAATCTGTTGAAGAGAGGGAGCACAAGATCAGAAATATTCCGCATTGCGTTCCCAACATGGGTCCTTCGATGACTGTTTGGGATCAGAGATCAGAGCTTGAATTTACAAAGGACTGGAATGGAATCGATCATGTCACGCTTAAAGCGCCGCGAGGAGCTTCTGCTCGA GTTAGTTTGCATGGAGGGCAGGTTGTTTCATGGAGAAACGAACGGGGTGAAGAGCTGTTGTTCACCAGCAGTAAG GCGATCTTTAAGCCACCAAAAGCAATGCGGGGAGGAATTCCTATATGCTTTCCGCAG TTTGGTAACTGTGGTTCACTGGAACAAAATGGATTCGCAAGGAACAAGATGTGGAGCATTGATAATGATCCTCCACCTTTACACCCCAATGATAGCCATGGCAAAGTTGCTGTTGATCTGCTGCTGAAACCATTAGAAGATGATCTGAAGTGTTGGCCACACGG TTTTGAGTTTCGCCTTAGAGTATCTCTTGCAATGGATGGGGACCTCAAAATGATATCACGAATTAGAAATATTGATGCGAAGCCATTTAGCTTCTCATTTGCTTATCACACATACTTATCTGTTTCCGACATCAG TGAGGTGAGGATAGAAGGTTTGGAGACACTTGATTATCTGGACAATCTTTGCCAACGAGAGCGCTTCACAGAACAAGGAGATGCCATAACATTTGAGTCTGAG GTTGATCGTGTTTATCTTGGTTCTCCAAATGTAATTGCAGTATTTGACCATGAAAAGAAACAGACTTTTGTTATAAGAAAGGAAGGGCTGCCAGATGTTGGTAAGATACTCTTTCCTACCAAAAGCTGCACATTCATTTCAATTGCTGATCTGCAGGTGCTTGCTATTTGTATAGTGCTATTTCAGATCTTTTCCACTTAA